One [Clostridium] saccharolyticum WM1 DNA segment encodes these proteins:
- a CDS encoding CD1107 family mobile element protein yields MKKMMVMLLASVMAAGIFTTTAFAYTGDDVQKNTSVSTAAQEADAAESANAGKTDNTDSIEIDPDMQVLPDGYEVSTDANGNLIVTVGGKEYNIGSEKSQKQMGTVVPGITSLHFRSGPGMDQEIIGYLHSGDTVEIVEKCGDWYKVNFNGKTGYAHGKYLNVTDSTKDSSMFSEDALKLFLDLMQSGMSSEDETESSTALTPEGNMTLVDDIGEEEDKSSQQFITLVTKAGNTFYLIIDRDKDGNQNVHFLNMVDEADLLALMDEEEAAKYQEKEPEVTEPAETEKPQETEPAPEEQKTESEQKKASPLPMIMLLLFVIGAAGVGGYLYIKMKGVKPASKKNQPDPDADYHDEDEDALQLPEDDGDEDEEVDVNEDYEAESDDEPV; encoded by the coding sequence ATGAAAAAGATGATGGTAATGCTGCTTGCCAGTGTGATGGCGGCAGGAATCTTTACGACCACTGCATTTGCCTATACGGGCGATGATGTGCAGAAGAACACATCTGTCAGTACCGCTGCGCAGGAAGCGGATGCAGCAGAAAGCGCAAATGCAGGGAAAACGGACAATACCGACAGCATCGAAATCGACCCGGACATGCAGGTGCTGCCGGATGGCTATGAGGTCTCTACGGATGCGAATGGGAACCTGATCGTTACGGTGGGCGGCAAGGAATACAACATCGGCAGCGAAAAGTCCCAAAAGCAGATGGGTACAGTGGTGCCGGGTATCACCAGCCTGCATTTTCGTTCCGGTCCCGGCATGGATCAGGAGATTATCGGATATCTGCATTCAGGCGATACGGTGGAGATTGTCGAAAAATGCGGTGACTGGTATAAGGTGAACTTCAACGGCAAAACCGGGTATGCACATGGAAAGTACCTGAATGTCACGGATTCCACAAAAGACAGCAGCATGTTCAGTGAAGATGCGCTGAAGCTGTTTCTGGATCTGATGCAGAGCGGAATGTCATCCGAGGATGAGACGGAATCCAGTACAGCTTTGACTCCGGAAGGAAATATGACGCTGGTGGACGATATCGGTGAGGAAGAAGATAAATCCAGCCAGCAGTTCATTACGCTGGTGACAAAGGCGGGTAACACGTTTTATCTGATTATCGACCGCGATAAGGACGGTAACCAGAATGTGCATTTCCTGAATATGGTGGATGAGGCCGATCTGCTTGCACTGATGGATGAAGAGGAAGCCGCCAAGTATCAGGAGAAGGAGCCGGAAGTCACGGAGCCTGCGGAAACCGAAAAGCCGCAGGAGACGGAGCCTGCACCGGAAGAGCAGAAAACAGAGAGCGAGCAGAAGAAAGCGTCTCCGCTTCCGATGATTATGCTGCTTCTGTTTGTGATTGGTGCAGCCGGTGTCGGCGGTTATCTCTATATCAAGATGAAGGGCGTAAAGCCTGCATCTAAGAAAAATCAACCGGACCCTGATGCGGATTATCACGATGAGGATGAAGACGCACTCCAGCTGCCGGAGGATGACGGTGACGAGGACGAAGAAGTGGATGTCAACGAGGATTACGAAGCGGAATCGGATGATGAACCTGTTTAA
- a CDS encoding DUF4315 family protein: MSLKLEKIAAEREKARRKRDEWEERRKEWDRKYHEQENSEICEMVHAQSLTPEQLAVIIQMAQAAVPNPENLKLDEKETEDME; the protein is encoded by the coding sequence ATGAGTTTAAAACTGGAAAAGATTGCTGCGGAGCGTGAGAAAGCCCGCAGAAAACGCGATGAGTGGGAGGAGCGCAGAAAGGAATGGGACAGAAAGTACCACGAGCAGGAAAACAGCGAAATTTGTGAAATGGTACATGCCCAGAGCCTGACCCCGGAACAGCTGGCAGTCATCATTCAGATGGCGCAGGCTGCGGTTCCCAACCCGGAGAACCTGAAACTGGATGAGAAAGAAACGGAGGATATGGAATGA
- a CDS encoding C40 family peptidase yields the protein MAGKKNPNLGDKLRQEREGAENTLRDSRNKAADSSTGDSNKKKAEHRRQIRHEADLAKMRSKKLKSEQEVKAKKNAAASGKKGGKPKKPGNLAADALSAKAHQSVRNADQDNNSGVEAAHFTEGSAEGAARAGSRFQYGRKLRQYKKLERLEKKANKDAVDSIFAERMKSDPRAGSNLFSRWRQKQAIKKEYAAAKAGAAAAENTASGTAKAAQGTVSITEKAFQFVQSHSHIIIGIAAVGLLVLVIAGSVSSCSVLINGGGNVVLGTSYTAEDEDLKGVETDYTKLEDELRKQIDRIETDHPGYDEYRYNLAEIGHNPYELASLLTVEFENYTRSQVQARLQSIFEAQYELKLEEKVEIRTRKETRVGYRYNPITGTGHTYTYQVTVQYEYKILNVTLLNRGVDYVARNSGLTDDKLQRYEVTLECRGNRDDLFAGIAFATPDGAGSSGEYQDYDIPGEALTDEKFRKMITEAEKYLGYPYVWGGSSPSTSFDCSGFVSWVINHCGNGWNVGRQTANGLMGKCDIIPKSEAKPGDLIFFQKTYNTSGASHVGIYVGNGMMIHCGNPISYASIETNYWRQHYYCMGRIR from the coding sequence ATGGCTGGCAAGAAAAATCCGAATCTCGGAGACAAGCTGCGGCAGGAGCGCGAGGGTGCGGAGAACACCCTTCGCGATTCCAGGAACAAAGCCGCCGATAGCAGTACGGGAGACAGCAACAAGAAAAAAGCGGAACACCGAAGGCAGATTCGTCACGAGGCCGATCTTGCTAAGATGCGCAGTAAGAAGCTGAAATCAGAGCAGGAAGTAAAAGCGAAAAAGAATGCAGCAGCTTCCGGGAAAAAAGGCGGAAAGCCAAAGAAGCCGGGAAATCTTGCGGCAGATGCACTTTCAGCCAAGGCACATCAGAGTGTGCGCAATGCCGACCAGGATAATAATTCTGGTGTGGAGGCAGCGCATTTTACCGAAGGCTCAGCGGAAGGTGCAGCCCGTGCCGGTTCCAGGTTCCAATATGGTCGAAAGCTGCGGCAGTACAAAAAGCTGGAGCGGTTGGAGAAAAAGGCAAATAAAGATGCCGTAGATTCCATCTTTGCGGAACGCATGAAGTCTGATCCGCGGGCTGGTTCCAATCTCTTTTCCCGATGGCGGCAGAAGCAGGCCATCAAAAAAGAGTATGCCGCTGCGAAGGCAGGTGCGGCCGCTGCGGAGAACACAGCATCTGGCACAGCCAAAGCTGCGCAGGGTACTGTTAGTATAACGGAAAAGGCATTTCAGTTTGTGCAGAGCCACTCGCATATCATCATCGGTATCGCAGCCGTGGGACTGCTTGTTTTGGTGATTGCCGGGTCGGTTTCGTCATGCTCCGTCTTGATCAATGGCGGCGGCAATGTGGTGCTGGGGACTTCCTACACGGCAGAAGATGAAGATTTGAAAGGCGTGGAGACGGATTATACCAAGCTGGAAGATGAACTTCGCAAACAAATCGACCGCATTGAAACCGACCATCCGGGCTATGACGAGTATCGCTACAATCTGGCAGAGATTGGTCACAATCCCTATGAGCTTGCATCTCTGCTGACCGTAGAATTTGAAAACTATACGAGAAGCCAGGTGCAGGCGCGGCTCCAGAGTATTTTTGAAGCGCAGTATGAGCTGAAGTTGGAGGAAAAGGTGGAAATCCGGACAAGGAAAGAAACCCGTGTGGGCTATCGCTACAATCCAATCACCGGAACCGGACACACCTACACCTATCAGGTGACGGTACAGTATGAGTATAAAATCCTCAATGTAACACTGCTCAATCGGGGCGTTGACTATGTTGCAAGAAATTCCGGCCTTACAGATGACAAGCTGCAACGATACGAAGTCACACTGGAGTGCCGGGGCAATCGGGATGACCTGTTTGCAGGCATAGCCTTTGCAACGCCGGATGGCGCGGGTTCCAGCGGAGAATACCAGGATTACGACATTCCGGGCGAAGCTCTGACGGATGAAAAATTCCGGAAGATGATTACCGAAGCAGAGAAATATCTCGGTTATCCCTATGTTTGGGGCGGCAGCTCGCCGAGTACCAGTTTTGACTGCTCCGGTTTTGTAAGCTGGGTCATCAACCACTGCGGCAATGGCTGGAATGTAGGCAGGCAGACGGCCAACGGTCTGATGGGAAAATGCGACATTATCCCGAAAAGTGAGGCAAAGCCCGGAGACCTGATCTTCTTCCAGAAAACCTACAACACCAGTGGCGCATCCCATGTGGGCATTTATGTCGGCAACGGGATGATGATTCACTGCGGCAACCCAATTTCCTATGCTTCCATTGAGACGAACTACTGGCGGCAGCATTACTACTGTATGGGAAGAATTCGATAA